One Ranitomeya variabilis isolate aRanVar5 chromosome 5, aRanVar5.hap1, whole genome shotgun sequence DNA window includes the following coding sequences:
- the MOSPD3 gene encoding motile sperm domain-containing protein 3 has translation MQRGAPGAERRTTPVPPSLSALPVFVFPPALDFYADEQSSHKQVLTLYNPFPRGLRYKVLSTAPLRYTVIDAEGIVRPNSCIDIVTRHRDIRARHYGTMDRFRVEVWEEGDGRAVVGSKDIPAILHPTKPQSRERGVRDPAAWRPPSHLFSMRQGVSRPLSPGLFSLYILVGLIALLVLMLPLQGDPRSLLNENLHVSVIQKLVAAYVLGLLTMVFLQA, from the exons ATGCAGAGGGGGGCGCCAGGAGCGGAGCGGAGGACGACGCCTGTTCCCCCCTCACTGTCCGCCCTCCCCGTCTTTGTGTTTCCTCCGGCTCTGGACTTCTACGCTGACGAGCAGAGCAGCCACAAGCAGGTGCTCACCCTGTACAACCCCTTCCCCCGAGGGCTGCGATACAAAG TCCTGTCCACAGCTCCGCTGCGTTATACCGTGATCGATGCCGAGGGGATCGTCAGACCGAACTCCTGCATAGACAT AGTCACGCGGCATCGGGATATCCGCGCCCGGCACTATGGCACCATGGACCGGTTCCGGGTGGAGGTGTGGGAGGAGGGCGACGGACGAGCTGTTGTCGGGAGTAAGGACATTCCTGCCATATTACACCCAACTAAACCACAGTCCAGAGAGCGAGGAGTCCGAGACCCCGCAGCGTGGAGGCCGCCCTCCCACCTCTTCTCTATGCGGCAAG GTGTTTCCCGCCCGCTGTCTCCTGGACTCTTCAGTCTCTACATCCTGGTGGGGCTGATCGCACTGCTGGTGCTCATGCTGCCGCTGCAAGGGGACCCCCGGAGCCTCCTCAACGAAAACCTCCACGTCTCCGTCATCCAGAAACTGGTCGCAGCCTATGTGTTAG GCCTCCTTACCATGGTTTTCCTCCAGGCCTGA